In Tsuneonella amylolytica, one genomic interval encodes:
- a CDS encoding type II secretion system F family protein — MTDLIVRLVALLAIFGSVFLLSQVVLGGAWRNRARFAAVNRRLELIRQGSDRATVAAQLRKNAPRDFSEYPLIVGGILRSLQSALFASAVNFTIGQLLFWMGLAMVILTIGLLLIMSIYGVAIAPGVVILAMALAASVAIGIPVVVINIIAQRRRKKMEQQFPVALDIFVRALRSGHPVAGAINLLTNEMEDPIGSEFGIVGDEIAYGAELTDTLDAMADRWDMEDIRMFVVSLAVQAETGGNLAEILENLSGVIRARASLFLKVRALSSEGRMTGWILTVLPLITFVSMFLINPGFYTDVSRDIIFVVGFPGLILWYFIGVFWIRKLVDIKV, encoded by the coding sequence ATGACCGATCTCATCGTTCGTCTTGTAGCGCTGTTGGCGATCTTCGGGTCCGTCTTCCTCCTGAGCCAGGTCGTGCTCGGGGGTGCCTGGCGAAACCGGGCACGTTTCGCGGCGGTCAACCGCCGGCTCGAACTGATCAGGCAAGGGTCGGACAGGGCGACGGTCGCGGCTCAACTACGCAAGAACGCTCCGCGGGACTTCTCGGAGTATCCTTTGATCGTGGGCGGGATACTCCGTTCGCTCCAGTCGGCCTTGTTCGCGTCTGCGGTGAACTTCACGATCGGGCAGCTGCTCTTCTGGATGGGGCTCGCCATGGTCATTCTGACCATTGGCTTGCTGCTAATCATGTCCATCTACGGCGTGGCGATCGCGCCCGGGGTGGTGATCCTCGCGATGGCGCTTGCGGCCAGCGTGGCCATCGGAATTCCCGTCGTCGTCATCAACATCATCGCCCAGCGGCGCCGCAAGAAAATGGAACAGCAGTTCCCGGTGGCGCTCGACATCTTCGTGCGAGCCCTGCGCTCGGGTCACCCCGTGGCCGGCGCGATCAACCTGCTGACCAACGAGATGGAAGATCCGATCGGCAGCGAGTTCGGAATCGTCGGGGACGAAATCGCGTACGGGGCGGAATTGACCGATACGCTCGATGCGATGGCCGATCGGTGGGACATGGAAGACATTCGCATGTTCGTGGTTTCGCTCGCGGTTCAGGCCGAGACCGGGGGCAATCTCGCCGAAATTCTCGAGAACCTTTCCGGGGTCATCCGCGCTCGAGCAAGCCTGTTCCTGAAAGTTCGTGCGCTGAGTTCGGAAGGACGCATGACCGGCTGGATCCTCACGGTGCTGCCGTTGATTACGTTCGTCAGCATGTTCCTGATCAACCCGGGTTTCTACACCGACGTGTCGCGCGACATCATCTTCGTCGTCGGGTTTCCGGGGCTCATTCTATGGTATTTCATCGGGGTCTTCTGGATCCGCAAACTCGTGGACATCAAGGTCTGA
- a CDS encoding AAA family ATPase — translation MSNYNVPFNLRDGLSPQSSDAAMIVASEHHLSTIRGGVLDGCDGAAFVPLDPTAPLPANRLRDAGVLVLEVDQTDDASLQRLASARIDYPDLSIIVALRDASVSLVRTLIRQGVADVAELPFVPSVLSTQILDALSRRTVDVRPRELAPMVSIIGATGGSGATTVLSHLGGALANRFHGSRGVCLLDLDLQGGDIASYLGVTSKASVDSLLEAGSRMDLELVRSTVTDARAGLGFISAPEAIKPMDTVDPGQVIELLRLTRSLYDFVLVDLPPVWSSWTIAIARASDRLVMVSDTAISSVRQANRRLRLFNEVDIPRSRIDVVLNRMERKLFGSISSDHIANALGGKVVATLAAEPGLLGEAQDQGKLVGDLSAKARFARDVDKLAEHLVEAVGAH, via the coding sequence ATGAGCAATTACAACGTCCCCTTCAATCTTCGAGATGGTTTGAGCCCGCAATCATCGGACGCGGCGATGATCGTGGCGAGCGAACACCACCTGTCCACGATCAGGGGCGGGGTGCTGGATGGCTGCGACGGGGCGGCGTTCGTACCTTTGGACCCTACGGCTCCTCTCCCTGCGAACCGCCTCCGCGACGCCGGCGTATTGGTTCTCGAGGTAGACCAGACCGACGATGCCTCGCTTCAGAGATTGGCCAGCGCACGCATCGACTATCCGGACCTTTCGATCATCGTTGCGCTGCGAGACGCGAGCGTTTCGCTGGTCCGTACGCTGATCCGCCAAGGCGTCGCCGACGTGGCCGAACTGCCCTTCGTCCCCAGCGTGCTTTCGACCCAGATTCTCGACGCATTATCGCGGCGCACGGTTGATGTTCGGCCTCGCGAGCTTGCGCCGATGGTGTCGATTATCGGAGCAACCGGCGGTAGCGGTGCGACAACGGTTCTTTCGCACTTGGGCGGGGCGCTTGCGAACCGTTTCCACGGTTCGCGCGGCGTTTGCCTGCTCGACCTTGACCTGCAGGGCGGCGATATCGCGTCGTACCTGGGCGTCACCTCCAAAGCGTCTGTGGACTCCCTTCTCGAAGCCGGTTCGCGCATGGACCTCGAACTGGTTCGCAGCACGGTTACCGATGCTCGTGCCGGACTGGGCTTCATCTCGGCACCGGAAGCCATCAAGCCGATGGACACGGTCGATCCCGGGCAAGTGATCGAACTGCTTCGCCTGACCCGCTCGCTCTACGACTTCGTACTGGTTGATCTGCCGCCCGTCTGGAGTAGCTGGACGATCGCAATCGCACGCGCTTCCGACCGTTTGGTAATGGTGAGCGACACAGCGATCTCGAGCGTCCGTCAGGCGAACCGTCGGCTGCGCCTTTTCAATGAAGTCGACATTCCTCGCTCGCGCATCGACGTCGTCCTGAACCGGATGGAGCGCAAGCTGTTCGGTTCGATTAGCAGCGACCACATCGCTAACGCCTTGGGGGGAAAAGTCGTGGCGACACTCGCCGCAGAGCCCGGATTATTGGGCGAGGCCCAGGATCAGGGGAAACTGGTCGGAGACCTTTCGGCGAAGGCGCGCTTCGCACGGGATGTCGACAAACTGGCCGAGCATCTGGTCGAAGCTGTGGGGGCTCACTGA
- a CDS encoding A24 family peptidase produces the protein MLEPATPVSIIAMMILAALVAVAGWTDIRQRRIRNWTSAATLAAGLVAVFLTAGAVALGWAAAHFVVALVVGMALTALGVVGAGDAKFYAGLAAWLPIQAGLYLLVSVALAGLVLLALFLVMRRGRIRKKDQAVSDFDKLPYGVAIGVGGLIAVALA, from the coding sequence ATGCTCGAACCCGCTACACCAGTTTCGATCATCGCCATGATGATTTTGGCGGCCCTCGTTGCAGTTGCCGGTTGGACCGACATCAGGCAGCGACGCATCCGCAACTGGACGTCGGCTGCTACGCTAGCCGCCGGCCTTGTTGCCGTGTTTTTGACTGCGGGGGCTGTGGCGCTCGGCTGGGCCGCGGCGCATTTCGTCGTCGCGCTCGTCGTGGGAATGGCCTTGACCGCACTCGGGGTGGTCGGCGCAGGTGACGCGAAGTTCTATGCCGGACTGGCGGCCTGGCTGCCAATCCAGGCGGGTCTCTACCTGCTGGTCTCGGTGGCATTGGCGGGCCTGGTCCTCCTCGCGCTATTCCTAGTGATGCGGCGGGGCCGGATTCGGAAAAAGGACCAAGCGGTAAGCGATTTCGACAAGCTGCCGTACGGTGTCGCAATCGGGGTCGGCGGGCTGATCGCGGTTGCGCTGGCATGA
- a CDS encoding type II secretion system F family protein: MIELAAQNSTFRILVLLVIFAFVAAIALLALAAANRRVALRTQLTKLEAMDTIAITHGESLRSRETATAWAKMAEFVEKAGLNLTDTKSERLTHLLRSAGYTSPSAPRVYTMIRLALIFVLPLGYVLLAFSSPEPPSFLKVYIVGSILALIGLYLPNLYVRAKADRRREEIINGFPDCLDLLLVCVESGLGLEAAMDRVGREMVTSHPLVAQLLSITTLQLRAGSSRDEAFRKMAETSGVDEIRSFCTLIIQSDKLGTSIATTLRVYAAEMRERRQMRAEEKAHRLPVLISIPLVACMLPTMIGTLMLPAAILMIRKIFPLMVGG, from the coding sequence ATGATCGAACTCGCGGCCCAGAACAGCACCTTCAGGATCCTCGTCCTGCTGGTCATCTTCGCGTTCGTCGCGGCGATCGCCTTGTTGGCGCTTGCCGCCGCCAATCGTCGGGTTGCGCTGCGTACGCAGCTGACCAAGCTCGAAGCGATGGATACGATCGCTATCACTCACGGTGAAAGCCTTCGGTCCAGAGAAACCGCCACTGCTTGGGCGAAGATGGCCGAATTCGTGGAAAAGGCCGGTCTCAACCTGACCGACACTAAAAGCGAGCGCCTGACCCACCTGCTGCGCAGCGCAGGCTACACCTCGCCTTCGGCCCCGCGCGTATACACGATGATCCGCCTGGCTCTCATCTTCGTGCTGCCCTTGGGTTATGTCCTGCTCGCGTTCTCGAGCCCGGAGCCACCTTCGTTTCTGAAGGTGTACATCGTCGGTTCGATCCTGGCTCTGATCGGCCTTTATCTGCCCAATCTGTATGTTCGAGCCAAAGCGGACAGGCGCCGGGAAGAAATCATAAACGGTTTCCCCGACTGCCTCGATCTCCTGCTCGTGTGCGTGGAGTCCGGGCTCGGTCTGGAGGCCGCAATGGATCGCGTCGGGCGGGAAATGGTGACCTCGCATCCGCTGGTGGCGCAATTGCTTTCGATTACGACCCTCCAGCTTCGCGCGGGTTCCTCGCGCGACGAGGCGTTTCGCAAAATGGCAGAGACTTCGGGCGTAGACGAAATCCGCTCGTTCTGCACTTTGATAATCCAGTCGGACAAGCTCGGCACGAGCATCGCGACGACGTTGCGCGTATACGCTGCCGAAATGCGGGAGCGGCGACAGATGCGGGCGGAGGAAAAGGCACACCGGTTGCCGGTGCTGATCTCGATCCCCCTGGTGGCGTGCATGCTGCCGACGATGATCGGCACGCTCATGCTGCCTGCGGCGATTCTCATGATCCGCAAGATCTTTCCGCTAATGGTGGGGGGCTGA
- a CDS encoding type II and III secretion system protein family protein: protein MNRFRTAIAAIALPLAATGAGIAAPVAAQEYGVHAGTVEVPVNKSQVVSADRAIARAMVGNAEVADVVPISERSVYVLGKAFGTTSLTLYDRANRVIAVMDVEVGPDVDGLKAQLGDLVPGQPIEARISAGKLLLTGMVNDPGAANRAAQLAKAYAGENVINLITVGGSQQVMLEVRFAEVNRQVGERLGVDFSLNGNRFGGVLGDGAGLQGAGPPTLGAIVDSFGILGTSFNIGTLGINATLNALENKGMAKTLANPTLVALSGERASFLAGGEFPIPVAQGGSTGAAGAGNAITVEFKPFGVSLGFTPTVLGDKVISLIVEPEVSSIDPSASVTVNGLVVPGLQTRRASTTVELRDGESFAIAGLIRSDSQNSVRQVPLLGSIPILGALFRSTSFQKGETELMIVVTPRLVAPLRPSQVRLPTDGIADPRAVDVLTGGDGYVRVPLPPQPGAMPLGTVSPQAAATPAELPANARTNGDGYDY, encoded by the coding sequence ATGAACCGCTTTCGCACCGCCATCGCGGCCATCGCCCTTCCGCTCGCTGCAACCGGGGCCGGCATCGCCGCCCCCGTGGCCGCGCAGGAGTACGGCGTCCACGCCGGCACCGTGGAGGTGCCGGTCAACAAAAGCCAGGTCGTCTCCGCCGACCGCGCGATCGCGCGCGCCATGGTCGGCAATGCCGAAGTGGCCGATGTCGTCCCGATCTCCGAACGATCGGTCTATGTGCTGGGCAAGGCGTTCGGCACCACCAGCCTGACGCTGTACGACCGCGCCAACCGCGTGATCGCGGTGATGGACGTGGAGGTCGGCCCCGATGTCGACGGGCTCAAGGCCCAGCTCGGCGACCTCGTGCCCGGCCAGCCGATCGAGGCGCGCATTTCGGCCGGCAAGCTGCTCCTGACCGGCATGGTCAACGATCCCGGCGCGGCCAACCGCGCGGCGCAGCTCGCCAAGGCGTATGCCGGCGAGAACGTGATCAACCTCATCACCGTGGGCGGCAGCCAGCAGGTCATGCTGGAAGTCCGCTTCGCCGAGGTGAACCGTCAGGTCGGCGAGCGCCTGGGCGTGGACTTTTCCCTCAACGGCAACCGTTTCGGTGGGGTGCTCGGCGATGGGGCGGGCCTGCAGGGGGCGGGCCCGCCCACCCTCGGCGCGATCGTCGATTCGTTCGGCATCCTGGGGACCTCGTTCAACATCGGCACCCTTGGCATCAACGCGACGTTGAACGCGCTGGAGAACAAGGGGATGGCCAAGACGCTGGCCAACCCGACGCTGGTGGCCCTGTCGGGCGAGCGTGCTTCGTTCCTGGCCGGCGGCGAATTTCCGATCCCCGTGGCGCAGGGCGGCAGCACCGGGGCGGCCGGCGCAGGCAACGCCATCACGGTCGAATTCAAGCCGTTCGGCGTCAGCCTCGGCTTCACCCCCACGGTCCTCGGCGACAAGGTCATCAGCCTGATCGTCGAGCCCGAGGTGAGCTCGATCGATCCCAGCGCGTCGGTCACCGTCAACGGCCTCGTCGTGCCGGGCCTGCAAACCCGGCGCGCGAGCACGACGGTGGAACTGCGCGACGGCGAAAGCTTCGCGATTGCGGGCCTGATCCGCAGCGACTCCCAGAACTCGGTTCGCCAGGTGCCGTTGCTCGGAAGCATTCCGATCCTCGGCGCTCTGTTCCGCTCCACGAGCTTCCAGAAGGGCGAGACCGAACTGATGATCGTGGTCACCCCGCGCCTCGTCGCTCCGCTGCGGCCAAGCCAGGTGCGGCTGCCGACCGACGGCATCGCCGATCCCAGGGCGGTCGACGTGCTGACCGGCGGCGACGGATATGTGCGCGTGCCGCTGCCGCCGCAGCCCGGCGCGATGCCGCTCGGCACAGTGTCGCCGCAGGCCGCCGCCACCCCGGCCGAACTGCCGGCCAACGCCCGAACCAACGGAGACGGATATGACTATTGA
- a CDS encoding CpaF family protein → MVAPVQSPAPTDSRLFLKVSIHRALLEKINLAALDQLPRAQIQSEISDIVSELLKERSELLNTQERQELVVEVLDELLGLGPLEPLLQDESITDILVNGYKTVFVERNGLLERVATRFQDERHLIRIIQKIVSAVGRRIDESSPFVDARLADGSRVNAIIAPLAIDGSLLSIRKFAKKRIGMDKLIEYGSVPDAMAQVINAMVRSRRNVLISGGTGSGKTTLLNAMSSFIDHRERIVTIEDSAELQLQQEHVARLETRPANIEGRGEVSQRDLVKNALRMRPDRIIVGEVRAGEAFDMLQAMNTGHDGSMTTVHANTPRDALSRIEQMIGMSGIEVSPESARAQIASAIDVVVQVARLADGKRKVVSLAEVTGMESKTITMQEIFRFKTTGRGEQGEVIGHFEATGIRPKMLAEASAAGIDLPSELFRPELKFD, encoded by the coding sequence ATGGTCGCGCCGGTCCAGTCGCCAGCCCCGACCGATTCCCGCTTGTTCCTGAAGGTTTCGATCCATCGGGCCTTGCTCGAAAAGATCAATCTGGCTGCGCTCGACCAATTGCCTCGGGCTCAAATCCAGTCCGAAATATCCGATATCGTCAGCGAATTGCTCAAAGAACGAAGCGAGTTGCTGAACACGCAGGAGCGGCAGGAGCTTGTCGTCGAGGTGCTCGACGAATTGCTCGGCCTGGGTCCTTTGGAACCGTTGCTGCAGGACGAATCGATTACGGATATCCTGGTCAACGGGTACAAGACGGTGTTCGTTGAGCGTAACGGTCTGCTCGAACGCGTCGCCACTCGTTTTCAGGACGAGAGGCATCTGATCCGGATCATCCAGAAGATCGTAAGCGCGGTGGGGCGGCGGATCGACGAATCCTCTCCGTTCGTCGACGCACGCCTGGCTGACGGTTCGCGCGTCAACGCGATCATCGCCCCGCTCGCAATCGACGGATCGCTCCTGTCGATCCGCAAGTTCGCCAAGAAGCGGATCGGGATGGACAAGCTGATCGAGTACGGCAGCGTTCCCGATGCGATGGCGCAGGTCATCAATGCCATGGTGCGGTCGCGCCGCAACGTGCTCATCTCCGGCGGTACGGGCTCGGGCAAGACGACCCTGCTAAACGCCATGTCGTCGTTCATCGATCATCGCGAACGGATCGTCACGATCGAGGATTCGGCGGAGCTGCAGCTCCAGCAGGAACACGTCGCCCGGCTCGAGACACGACCCGCAAACATCGAAGGGCGCGGCGAGGTTTCGCAGCGCGATCTCGTCAAGAATGCACTGCGCATGCGACCCGACCGCATAATCGTGGGCGAGGTCCGCGCCGGCGAGGCGTTCGACATGCTGCAGGCGATGAACACCGGCCACGATGGTTCGATGACCACGGTCCACGCGAACACGCCGCGCGATGCGCTTAGCCGGATCGAACAGATGATCGGCATGAGCGGGATCGAAGTATCGCCCGAATCCGCCCGCGCTCAGATTGCGTCTGCCATCGACGTCGTTGTCCAGGTGGCGCGCCTTGCCGACGGAAAGCGCAAGGTCGTGAGCCTTGCCGAAGTGACCGGTATGGAAAGCAAGACGATCACAATGCAGGAAATCTTCCGCTTCAAGACGACGGGGCGCGGCGAGCAAGGCGAAGTGATCGGTCATTTCGAAGCGACCGGCATCCGGCCCAAGATGCTCGCGGAAGCCTCGGCGGCCGGTATCGACCTGCCGTCCGAACTCTTTCGACCCGAACTGAAGTTCGACTGA
- a CDS encoding M23 family metallopeptidase — MMRERALAVGTLALIGASPAWADTVTVGIEPIDRTATITVSRAGDGLGAPIILPERPKTIANGASSLPSAMDTPRGLPVAARSLTSRFGMRSHPVLGGRRMHSGIDLAAAAGSPVAAPAAGIVSFANWNGGYGLLVTVEHGNGVQTRFAHLSRLMVSPGQRVERGQLLGLVGSTGRSTGPHLHYEVRQSGRPVDPLAAR; from the coding sequence ATGATGCGCGAGCGCGCTCTTGCCGTCGGGACGTTAGCGCTGATCGGCGCGTCGCCGGCGTGGGCGGACACCGTAACGGTCGGGATTGAGCCCATCGACAGGACGGCAACGATTACGGTTAGCCGCGCAGGCGACGGGCTGGGAGCGCCCATAATCCTTCCCGAGCGCCCGAAGACCATTGCAAACGGCGCGAGCAGCTTGCCTTCGGCGATGGATACGCCTCGTGGTCTTCCGGTAGCGGCAAGATCGTTGACGAGCCGCTTCGGGATGCGATCGCATCCCGTGCTCGGCGGACGGCGCATGCACAGTGGGATCGACCTTGCAGCTGCCGCCGGTTCGCCGGTCGCGGCACCGGCTGCCGGGATTGTGTCCTTCGCCAACTGGAACGGGGGATACGGGCTGCTCGTTACCGTCGAGCACGGAAACGGCGTTCAGACCCGGTTTGCCCATCTGTCTCGTCTGATGGTCAGTCCTGGGCAGCGGGTCGAGCGTGGACAATTGTTGGGTCTCGTCGGCTCGACCGGCCGTTCGACCGGGCCCCATCTCCATTATGAAGTCCGCCAGTCGGGAAGGCCCGTCGATCCGCTTGCGGCGAGGTAA
- a CDS encoding TadE/TadG family type IV pilus assembly protein, which translates to MTGYAHFLRDEKAAGAAEFALVLPAALLLFFGVIDGGRYLWSVNRLEKAVQMGTRTAVVTNVVASSLNTANYTATPVECPTYNDDGTPTGDTTVIKPGDPICKEAVPTLICAKSGTNVSCGNEQGNAAAFDRIVSRMRVVDPSIGDDEVTITYSGSGIGYADDPSEDDDGNALADAAPVVTVAVDRARMRALFLLGGSIPLPGFSYSQTLEDGDGQVSY; encoded by the coding sequence GTGACGGGATACGCGCACTTCCTTCGCGACGAGAAGGCTGCGGGCGCGGCGGAGTTTGCGCTCGTCCTGCCGGCCGCCTTGCTGCTGTTTTTCGGCGTGATCGACGGCGGGCGCTACCTCTGGTCGGTGAACCGCCTGGAGAAAGCGGTGCAAATGGGCACGCGAACGGCCGTCGTAACGAACGTCGTGGCGAGTAGTCTGAATACGGCCAACTACACGGCGACCCCGGTCGAGTGCCCCACCTACAACGATGATGGAACGCCGACAGGCGACACGACGGTGATCAAGCCGGGCGATCCCATCTGCAAGGAAGCCGTACCGACACTCATCTGTGCGAAGAGCGGTACGAACGTGAGCTGCGGAAACGAGCAGGGCAATGCGGCCGCGTTCGATCGCATCGTCAGCCGCATGCGCGTCGTCGATCCGTCGATCGGCGATGACGAGGTGACGATTACCTACAGCGGTTCCGGTATCGGATACGCAGACGACCCTTCCGAGGACGATGACGGGAACGCGCTTGCCGATGCAGCTCCGGTCGTCACGGTGGCGGTCGATCGAGCCAGGATGCGGGCACTGTTTCTTTTGGGCGGAAGCATTCCGTTGCCGGGTTTCAGCTATTCGCAGACCCTCGAAGACGGAGACGGCCAGGTCTCCTATTGA
- a CDS encoding TadE/TadG family type IV pilus assembly protein — protein MHGKLGGFFRNDESGAISSLYAIAILPLVVMAGVAFDYGRMMGLDTELQNAADQAALAAATQLDGSAGSRANAITAANNALGNQTRFANDGDGRTITVLGDPEAPDSEDDGYEFFQSYSGDQFGPAASGDGDARVVLVTVEDRGVRYALTPVMAAFNGGIARGRAAAKLLEATCNAPPMMFCQPKKPDGTVDSAFPTEDDVGKGLMLHFKSNGGSNPDCPPNSNSPACKKEGTESDETIWAPGNFGFLEIEFPGISESDKNRTLGLNSDFLKCFGEPPATLPGYRTPQGAALNSRLDFYPPPKNSCNATTGDFCPSTNTRKSVMVETNNNCNRPGGQGQGQGQGQGPTQEFVTPPSDVPDQGYPKDNCFKTGACNVVGNNNNDWNSSSWIPATHSGYSLADVPDYDGNGRVTRYEVYKWEMTNPATLLADKMFTSASTGKKYCSFPRPVNGTGIAPTSDQKDRRILTVAAVDCSRTADEPDRALSGHSKPYIVKWVDLFLVKTVEDTGSEREFFTEIKGPARLAGDRSAFQKLSRRKAVLIR, from the coding sequence ATGCACGGTAAGCTCGGAGGGTTCTTTCGCAACGACGAAAGCGGCGCGATCTCTTCGCTCTACGCGATCGCGATCCTGCCGCTCGTCGTCATGGCCGGGGTGGCCTTCGACTACGGCCGGATGATGGGCCTCGATACCGAGCTGCAGAATGCCGCCGATCAGGCTGCGCTGGCCGCGGCGACCCAACTCGACGGCAGCGCAGGTTCGCGCGCCAATGCGATCACCGCTGCGAACAACGCGCTCGGCAACCAGACCCGCTTCGCCAACGACGGCGACGGCCGCACGATCACTGTGCTCGGCGACCCCGAAGCGCCCGATTCCGAAGACGACGGGTACGAGTTCTTTCAGAGTTACTCCGGCGACCAGTTCGGACCCGCGGCAAGCGGTGACGGCGATGCCCGGGTGGTGCTCGTGACGGTGGAAGACCGCGGCGTCCGCTACGCACTCACGCCGGTCATGGCGGCATTCAACGGGGGCATCGCCCGCGGCCGCGCGGCGGCCAAGCTGCTCGAGGCGACCTGCAACGCGCCGCCGATGATGTTCTGTCAGCCGAAAAAGCCCGACGGAACCGTCGATAGCGCCTTTCCGACCGAGGACGACGTCGGCAAGGGGCTGATGCTGCACTTCAAGTCGAATGGCGGCTCGAACCCCGATTGTCCGCCGAACTCGAACAGCCCCGCGTGCAAGAAAGAGGGGACTGAGTCGGACGAGACCATCTGGGCCCCGGGCAACTTCGGGTTCCTCGAAATCGAGTTTCCTGGCATTTCGGAATCCGACAAGAACCGTACACTGGGTCTGAACTCGGACTTTTTGAAATGCTTCGGCGAACCTCCGGCAACGCTGCCGGGTTATCGCACGCCGCAGGGTGCCGCGCTCAACTCCCGGCTGGACTTCTATCCGCCGCCGAAGAACTCGTGCAACGCGACGACCGGGGACTTTTGTCCATCGACCAACACCCGCAAGAGCGTGATGGTCGAGACGAACAACAACTGCAACCGGCCGGGCGGCCAGGGACAGGGGCAGGGGCAGGGGCAAGGTCCGACCCAGGAATTTGTCACCCCGCCGTCCGACGTGCCCGATCAGGGATATCCGAAGGACAACTGCTTCAAGACCGGTGCTTGCAATGTTGTCGGCAACAACAACAACGACTGGAACTCGAGCAGCTGGATACCCGCGACACACTCCGGCTATTCGCTGGCGGACGTGCCCGATTACGACGGTAACGGCCGCGTCACCCGGTACGAAGTCTACAAGTGGGAAATGACCAACCCCGCAACGCTGCTGGCGGACAAGATGTTCACCTCCGCATCGACCGGCAAGAAGTACTGCTCGTTTCCCAGACCGGTCAACGGCACGGGCATCGCGCCGACCAGCGACCAGAAGGATCGCCGGATCCTGACAGTGGCCGCGGTCGACTGCAGCCGCACCGCCGATGAACCCGACAGGGCCTTAAGCGGTCATAGCAAGCCGTACATCGTGAAATGGGTCGATCTGTTCCTTGTCAAGACGGTCGAAGACACGGGCAGCGAGCGCGAATTTTTCACCGAGATCAAGGGTCCCGCGCGCTTGGCTGGCGACCGTTCCGCCTTCCAGAAGCTTTCGCGGCGCAAGGCCGTGCTGATCCGATGA
- a CDS encoding TadE/TadG family type IV pilus assembly protein: protein MTIGHAIRSDKGSAATEFALVVPLMLILLFGGMEAGHFVWTQHKLAEAVRDGARYGARLPIDEVCDGTAQVLSTEAIARIKRLTRTGQVVNPSANPKVPGWTDAQVVVNPNCDNDQFVNTGLYTEYAAAYDSGDDVRGPVIVVSATNVTYPWMFNALGSVMSGISNSGQGGLTLSASSNSPGIGL from the coding sequence ATGACGATCGGGCATGCCATCCGTTCGGACAAGGGCTCGGCCGCCACGGAATTCGCGCTCGTGGTGCCGTTGATGCTGATCCTGCTGTTCGGAGGAATGGAAGCTGGGCACTTCGTGTGGACCCAGCATAAACTGGCCGAAGCCGTCCGCGACGGCGCGCGCTATGGGGCGCGGCTGCCGATCGACGAAGTGTGCGATGGCACCGCCCAGGTTCTCTCGACCGAGGCAATCGCGCGGATCAAGCGGCTGACCCGGACGGGCCAAGTGGTCAATCCTTCCGCCAATCCGAAGGTGCCTGGCTGGACCGATGCGCAGGTGGTGGTCAATCCGAATTGCGACAACGACCAGTTCGTCAATACCGGCCTCTATACAGAGTATGCTGCGGCCTACGATTCCGGGGATGACGTCCGCGGCCCGGTCATCGTGGTCAGCGCGACCAACGTCACCTACCCATGGATGTTCAATGCGCTCGGCAGCGTCATGTCGGGAATCTCAAACAGCGGCCAAGGCGGCTTGACGCTGTCCGCCTCGTCGAACTCTCCGGGTATCGGGCTGTGA